One part of the Muntiacus reevesi chromosome 20, mMunRee1.1, whole genome shotgun sequence genome encodes these proteins:
- the LOC136151506 gene encoding histone H1.3 has product MSETAPVAPAAPAPAEKTPVKKKAKKSGAAAGKRKASGPPVSELITKAVAASKERSGVSLAALKKALAAAGYDVEKNNSRIKLGLKSLVSKGTLVQTKGTGASGSFKLNKKAATGEAKPKAKKPGAAKPKKAAGAAKKPKKATGAATPKKAAKKTPKKAKKPAAAAGAKKVAKSPKKAKAAKPKKPSKSPAKAKAPKPKAAKPKASKPKATKAKKAVSKKK; this is encoded by the coding sequence ATGTCGGAGACGGCTCCGGTTGCTCCTGCTGCTCCCGCACCTGCAGAGAAAACACCTGTTAAGAAGAAGGCAAAGAAATCCGGCGCGGCCGCTGGAAAACGTAAGGCGTCCGGCCCCCCGGTGTCCGAGCTCATCACCAAGGCTGTCGCCGCCTCCAAGGAGCGCAGCGGCGTGTCTCTGGCTGCGCTCAAGAAGGCACTGGCGGCCGCCGGCTACGATGTGGAGAAGAACAACAGCCGCATCAAGCTGGGTCTCAAGAGCCTGGTGAGCAAGGGCACTCTGGTGCAGACCAAGGGCACCGGGGCTTCCGGCTCCTTCAAGCTCAACAAGAAGGCGGCCACCGGGGAGGCCAAGCCCAAGGCGAAGAAGCCGGGCGCGGCCAAGCCCAAGAAGGCTGCCGGGGCGGCTAAGAAACCCAAGAAAGCCACGGGTGCAGCCACTCCGAAGAAAGCTGCCAAGAAGACCCCTAAGAAAGCCAAGAAGCCGGCGGCAGCTGCTGGGGCTAAGAAGGTAGCCAAGAGCCCGAAGAAGGCGAAGGCAGCCAAACCGAAGAAGCCGAGTAAGAGTCCGGCCAAGGCCAAAGCCCCCAAGCCTAAAGCGGCCAAACCTAAAGCTTCCAAACCCAAGGCTACAAAGGCCAAGAAGGCGGTCTCCAAGAAGAAGTAA
- the LOC136151507 gene encoding histone H3.1: protein MARTKQTARKSTGGKAPRKQLATKAARKSAPATGGVKKPHRYRPGTVALREIRRYQKSTELLIRKLPFQRLVREIAQDFKTDLRFQSSAVMALQEACEAYLVGLFEDTNLCAIHAKRVTIMPKDIQLARRIRGERA from the coding sequence ATGGCTCGCACTAAGCAGACGGCTCGCAAGTCCACCGGCGGCAAGGCGCCGCGCAAGCAGCTGGCCACCAAGGCGGCCCGCAAGAGCGCGCCGGCCACCGGCGGCGTGAAAAAGCCGCACCGCTACCGGCCCGGCACGGTGGCTCTGCGCGAGATCCGCCGCTACCAGAAGTCCACCGAGCTGCTGATCCGCAAGCTGCCGTTCCAGCGGCTGGTGCGCGAGATCGCGCAGGACTTCAAGACCGACCTGCGCTTCCAGAGCTCGGCCGTGATGGCGCTGCAGGAGGCGTGCGAGGCCTACCTGGTGGGGCTCTTCGAGGACACCAATCTGTGCGCCATCCACGCCAAGCGCGTCACCATCATGCCCAAGGACATCCAGCTCGCCCGCCGCATCCGGGGAGAGAGGGCATAA